In Agrobacterium sp. RAC06, a single window of DNA contains:
- the rpsD gene encoding 30S ribosomal protein S4, with protein sequence MSKRASSKYKIDRRMGENIWGRPKSPVNRREYGPGQHGQRRKGKLSDFGVQLRAKQKLKGYYGDIREKQFRATYDEANRRKGDTGENLIGLLESRLDAIVYRAKFVPTVFAARQFVNHGHVTVNGVRVNIGSYRCKAGDVIEVRQKSKQMVTVLESVSLAERDVPDYIEVDHNKMVATFVRVPGLSDVPYAVIMEPNLVVEFYSR encoded by the coding sequence ATGAGCAAGCGCGCATCTTCCAAGTACAAAATTGACCGCCGTATGGGCGAAAACATCTGGGGCCGTCCGAAGTCCCCGGTGAACCGCCGCGAATACGGCCCTGGCCAGCACGGCCAGCGCCGCAAGGGCAAGCTTTCCGACTTCGGCGTGCAGCTGCGCGCCAAGCAGAAGCTCAAGGGCTACTACGGCGATATCCGCGAGAAGCAGTTCCGCGCCACCTACGACGAAGCCAACCGTCGCAAGGGTGACACCGGCGAAAACCTGATCGGCCTGCTCGAGTCGCGTCTGGACGCCATCGTCTACCGCGCCAAGTTCGTACCGACGGTCTTTGCTGCCCGCCAGTTCGTCAACCACGGCCACGTCACTGTCAACGGCGTTCGCGTCAACATCGGTTCGTACCGCTGCAAGGCCGGCGACGTCATCGAAGTTCGCCAGAAGTCGAAGCAGATGGTCACTGTTCTGGAATCGGTATCGCTCGCTGAGCGTGACGTTCCTGACTACATCGAAGTCGACCACAACAAGATGGTTGCCACCTTCGTTCGCGTTCCTGGCCTTTCGGATGTTCCGTATGCGGTCATCATGGAGCCGAACCTGGTCGTCGAATTCTACTCGCGCTAA
- a CDS encoding glutaminase has protein sequence MDLQLIADEIVSALEPRLGEGKVADYIPELARVDPKQFGIAITTVDGKTFKAGHADTAFSIQSISKVFMLTLALGKAGESIWKRVGREPSGSSFNSIVQLEHEHGIPRNPFINAGAIVVTDMVLAGHAPREAIGEYLRFMRYLADDETLSIDEKVAQSEQRTGYRNFALANFMRGFGNLQHPVEHTLGVYFHQCALALSCVQLSHAGLFLANRGTNPLSGFSVVSPKRARRINALMLMCGHYDGSGDFAYHVGLPGKSGVGGGILAVAPGKASIAVWSPGLNKVGNSALGSAALEMLATRTGWSVFGT, from the coding sequence ATGGATCTGCAGCTGATCGCCGACGAGATTGTCAGTGCGCTCGAACCGCGCCTTGGCGAGGGCAAGGTGGCCGACTACATTCCCGAGCTCGCGCGTGTCGATCCGAAGCAGTTCGGGATCGCGATCACCACCGTCGACGGGAAAACCTTCAAGGCCGGCCATGCCGATACGGCCTTTTCGATCCAGAGCATTTCCAAGGTCTTCATGCTGACGCTGGCACTCGGCAAGGCGGGCGAATCGATCTGGAAGCGGGTGGGGCGCGAGCCGTCCGGCTCCTCTTTTAATTCCATCGTACAGCTCGAACACGAGCACGGCATCCCGCGTAATCCCTTCATCAATGCCGGTGCGATCGTTGTCACCGACATGGTGCTTGCGGGCCATGCACCGCGCGAGGCCATCGGCGAGTATCTGCGCTTCATGCGCTATCTCGCCGATGACGAGACACTGTCGATCGACGAGAAGGTGGCCCAGTCGGAGCAGCGCACCGGCTATCGCAACTTTGCGCTCGCCAATTTCATGCGCGGCTTCGGCAATCTGCAGCATCCGGTCGAGCACACGCTCGGGGTCTATTTCCACCAATGCGCGCTGGCGCTGTCCTGCGTCCAGCTTTCCCATGCAGGCTTGTTTCTCGCCAATCGCGGCACCAATCCGCTGAGCGGCTTTTCTGTCGTCTCGCCGAAGCGGGCGCGCCGCATCAACGCCTTGATGCTGATGTGCGGCCATTACGACGGCTCGGGCGATTTCGCCTATCATGTCGGTCTGCCGGGCAAGTCGGGCGTCGGCGGTGGCATCCTTGCCGTCGCTCCGGGCAAGGCGTCGATCGCCGTCTGGTCGCCCGGGCTGAACAAGGTCGGCAATTCGGCGCTCGGCTCGGCAGCGCTTGAAATGCTCGCCACCCGCACGGGCTGGTCCGTCTTCGGGACTTGA
- the ttcA gene encoding tRNA 2-thiocytidine(32) synthetase TtcA: MNLVNMIDSQNAALLEGEGEDELDLSTVHPVFTRAPRSVSFNKLRKRLIRQVRQAMSDFDMLKGQKRWLVGLSGGKDSYGLLAILLDLQWRGLLPVELVACNLDQGQPNFPKHVLPEYLASIGVKHRIEYRDTYSIVKEKVPSGGTYCSLCSRLRRGNLYRIAREEGCDALVLGHHREDILETFFMNFFHGGRLSAMPAKLLNDEKDLFVLRPLAYAAEEDMARFAQAMEFPIIPCDLCGSQDGLQRNAMKEMLAGIEAKMPGRKDAMLRALAHVDPSHLLDPKLFDFAGLAVMTPSQTDG, encoded by the coding sequence ATGAACCTCGTCAACATGATCGACAGTCAGAATGCCGCCTTGCTCGAGGGTGAAGGCGAGGATGAGCTTGATCTCTCGACGGTGCATCCGGTCTTCACTAGGGCACCGCGCTCGGTCTCGTTCAACAAGCTGCGCAAGCGGCTGATCCGCCAGGTGCGCCAGGCAATGTCTGACTTCGACATGCTCAAAGGTCAGAAGCGGTGGCTGGTCGGTCTGTCGGGAGGCAAGGACAGCTACGGCCTGCTGGCGATCCTGCTCGATCTGCAATGGCGTGGCTTGCTGCCGGTCGAACTGGTCGCCTGCAATCTCGACCAGGGGCAGCCGAATTTTCCGAAGCATGTCCTGCCCGAATATCTAGCCTCAATCGGTGTGAAACATCGCATCGAGTATCGCGATACCTATTCGATCGTGAAGGAGAAGGTCCCCAGCGGCGGCACCTATTGCTCGCTCTGTTCGCGGCTGCGTCGCGGCAACCTCTACCGGATCGCCCGCGAAGAGGGCTGCGATGCGCTGGTGCTCGGCCATCACCGCGAGGACATTCTCGAAACCTTCTTCATGAACTTCTTCCATGGTGGCCGCCTCTCGGCCATGCCGGCCAAGCTGTTGAACGACGAGAAGGATCTCTTCGTCCTGCGTCCGCTGGCTTATGCCGCGGAAGAGGACATGGCGCGTTTTGCGCAGGCCATGGAATTCCCGATCATTCCCTGCGACCTCTGCGGATCGCAGGACGGTCTGCAGCGCAATGCGATGAAGGAGATGCTGGCTGGTATCGAAGCGAAGATGCCCGGTCGCAAGGATGCGATGCTGCGCGCGCTTGCCCATGTCGATCCCTCGCATCTGCTCGACCCGAAGCTCTTCGATTTTGCCGGGCTCGCTGTCATGACGCCGTCACAGACGGACGGCTAA
- a CDS encoding inositol monophosphatase family protein has protein sequence MTFRDSDLFDILDLVRTAGQREILPRFRRFDAPDIVEKKSSIDLVTDADLKTEAYLTAELLKRWPEALVVGEEACESNPALVSALPDADLAFVIDPVDGTFNFQAGLPVFGTNLAVVKRGETIAALIHDCVLADTLVASKGAGARWLRADGTVAAIRVAAATELSMMVGTISINDIGEEERRRIAGNLAQTRMAFAYNCSAYEYWLVATGKVHFIGHHKLMPWDHLAGVLLHEEAGGVTRRFDGSPYLPGQTTGGILSAPDADSWEMILSRVVLAS, from the coding sequence ATGACTTTTCGCGACAGTGATCTCTTCGATATCCTCGACCTTGTCAGGACGGCCGGGCAGAGGGAGATCCTTCCGAGGTTCCGCCGCTTCGATGCGCCCGATATCGTCGAAAAGAAGTCCTCGATCGATCTTGTAACCGATGCGGATCTCAAGACCGAGGCCTATCTCACGGCAGAGCTTCTGAAGCGATGGCCGGAGGCGCTGGTCGTCGGAGAGGAGGCCTGTGAAAGCAATCCGGCGCTCGTATCCGCTCTGCCCGATGCAGACCTGGCGTTTGTCATCGACCCCGTGGACGGGACCTTCAATTTTCAGGCTGGTTTGCCGGTCTTCGGGACTAACCTTGCCGTGGTCAAAAGGGGCGAGACGATCGCGGCATTGATCCATGACTGCGTGCTCGCTGACACGCTGGTCGCGAGCAAGGGTGCGGGCGCGCGCTGGCTGAGGGCCGACGGCACTGTGGCCGCGATCCGGGTTGCCGCGGCGACGGAACTTTCGATGATGGTGGGCACGATATCGATCAATGACATCGGCGAGGAAGAGCGTCGGCGTATCGCCGGCAATCTGGCGCAAACCAGGATGGCCTTCGCCTATAACTGCTCGGCCTACGAATACTGGCTTGTCGCAACCGGCAAGGTTCACTTCATCGGGCACCACAAGCTGATGCCGTGGGATCATCTTGCTGGCGTTCTTCTGCATGAGGAAGCCGGTGGCGTGACGAGGAGGTTTGACGGCTCGCCCTATCTGCCCGGGCAAACGACCGGTGGCATTCTCAGTGCACCGGATGCCGATAGCTGGGAGATGATCCTGTCGAGAGTGGTTCTTGCGAGCTAG
- a CDS encoding alpha/beta fold hydrolase, giving the protein MSEVAQPSVSRRAVFLVGGYERNDAAGFFRRIGREMERFCKCWSVEAKLGVPVEATGTMAMTAVADYRGPDGACRSEITFLSFDDIVKHDGARPFISRLFAYLIAFIDYVVSGTMFRFFATNWRFALYFLYPLVMLGLFVWFGTIAYRLVDWIGLPGDPLLPGLAGLAVIYALGRYVGRRYFVYHLMDLWSCSREHLHCRRPSMDQRIDTWAALISQRIAQSAYDEVLLVGHSTGGALILDVAHQLAERLVAEGRPVDFQLVTVGSTSLKVALHPAASRARARLEVLARHPGIRWTEFQALTDIINFYKCDPYARAGLKHQRADQFPRQFQVRIRDMLERETYRRVKKNFFRVHYQFISANSRRYFYDFFMICCGTRPIEAVRGDRLPLSAEAGKTVEATS; this is encoded by the coding sequence ATGTCTGAGGTCGCTCAGCCTTCGGTGTCGAGACGTGCCGTCTTTCTCGTCGGAGGATATGAACGCAACGATGCTGCAGGCTTCTTTCGGCGCATCGGTCGCGAAATGGAGCGCTTCTGCAAGTGCTGGTCGGTCGAAGCCAAGCTGGGGGTACCGGTCGAAGCGACCGGCACCATGGCAATGACTGCGGTGGCCGATTATCGCGGGCCCGACGGTGCCTGCCGATCCGAGATCACTTTTTTGAGTTTCGACGATATCGTCAAGCATGATGGGGCCAGACCGTTCATCTCGCGGCTCTTTGCCTATCTCATTGCGTTCATCGACTATGTCGTCTCTGGAACGATGTTCCGCTTCTTTGCCACCAACTGGCGCTTCGCACTCTATTTCCTCTATCCCCTCGTCATGCTGGGGCTGTTCGTCTGGTTCGGGACGATCGCTTACCGTCTCGTGGACTGGATCGGGCTTCCCGGTGACCCGCTTCTGCCGGGACTTGCCGGCCTTGCTGTCATCTATGCTCTCGGGCGTTATGTCGGCCGCCGCTATTTCGTCTATCATCTCATGGATCTCTGGTCGTGCAGCCGCGAGCACCTCCATTGCCGGCGCCCCAGCATGGATCAGCGGATCGATACCTGGGCCGCGTTGATTTCGCAGCGCATTGCGCAATCGGCCTATGACGAAGTCCTGCTTGTCGGGCATTCGACGGGCGGCGCTCTCATCCTCGATGTCGCTCACCAACTGGCCGAGAGGCTGGTGGCTGAGGGCAGGCCCGTCGACTTCCAGCTGGTCACCGTCGGCTCGACATCGCTCAAGGTTGCGCTGCACCCGGCAGCATCTCGGGCACGTGCGCGACTTGAGGTGCTTGCCCGTCATCCCGGCATCCGCTGGACAGAGTTCCAGGCGCTGACCGACATCATCAACTTCTACAAATGCGATCCTTACGCCCGGGCTGGTCTCAAACATCAGCGGGCTGATCAGTTCCCGCGGCAGTTCCAGGTGCGCATTCGCGACATGCTCGAGCGGGAGACCTATCGGCGCGTGAAGAAGAACTTCTTCCGCGTTCACTATCAGTTTATCTCGGCCAATAGCCGCCGGTATTTCTACGATTTCTTCATGATCTGCTGTGGCACCCGGCCGATCGAAGCCGTAAGAGGCGATAGGCTGCCGCTATCGGCAGAGGCAGGCAAGACGGTAGAGGCGACTTCATGA
- a CDS encoding protein-S-isoprenylcysteine O-methyltransferase, whose amino-acid sequence MIRISFILWALMLVTWCGMRYPAMRRARRQKTAVDKRTPLDISLLVFCTFGLVVMPVLWRLEVLGGLADRGQGGVTLVLGTLSGIAFLWLFRRSHKDLGKNWSVTLEVREGHLLVTGGVYAYVRHPMYASFLLWGVTQALLIPNWIAGLAGLVAVFALYAVRQSREEAMMRDTFGAEYDAYCARTKRLVPGIF is encoded by the coding sequence ATGATCCGCATTTCCTTCATCCTCTGGGCCCTGATGCTGGTGACCTGGTGCGGCATGCGTTATCCGGCTATGCGTCGGGCGCGGCGGCAGAAGACGGCGGTCGACAAGCGCACGCCGCTCGACATTTCATTGCTCGTCTTCTGCACGTTCGGGCTGGTTGTGATGCCGGTTCTCTGGCGGCTGGAGGTCCTGGGAGGGCTGGCCGATCGCGGGCAGGGGGGTGTGACCCTTGTCCTCGGGACGCTCTCCGGGATCGCCTTTCTATGGCTCTTCCGCCGCAGCCACAAGGATCTCGGCAAGAACTGGTCGGTGACGCTAGAAGTGCGCGAAGGACACCTGCTGGTCACCGGCGGTGTCTACGCCTATGTGCGTCACCCGATGTATGCCTCCTTCCTGCTCTGGGGCGTGACCCAGGCGCTGCTCATTCCCAACTGGATTGCAGGCCTTGCCGGACTGGTCGCCGTCTTTGCCCTTTATGCCGTGCGTCAGTCACGCGAGGAGGCGATGATGCGGGACACCTTCGGAGCCGAATACGACGCCTATTGCGCCCGCACCAAGCGGCTGGTTCCCGGCATATTCTGA
- a CDS encoding thioesterase domain-containing protein, whose product MISRRTLLSHASLFLAASVLPAEAAKPRKPQQPNGQVYLFRGFADIFSTGLNTLGQQLKADGVNAQVMSLPNAQTFARRIADRYRASKGARPIVLVGHSLGADMTFSVARALQPMKIPVALILSFDPTGKGPVPANVKKTLNFYTGGENLWSPVLPAPGFKGELANINLRQGETAISGIGHFNIDKNPKLHERSIKEIKQALRRR is encoded by the coding sequence ATGATTTCCAGGCGCACCCTCCTCTCCCACGCATCTCTCTTTCTCGCAGCCTCCGTACTGCCCGCCGAAGCCGCAAAGCCCCGAAAGCCGCAGCAGCCGAATGGCCAGGTTTACCTGTTTCGCGGATTTGCCGATATTTTCTCGACGGGTCTGAATACCCTGGGGCAGCAGCTGAAGGCGGATGGCGTCAACGCGCAGGTGATGTCTCTCCCGAATGCTCAGACCTTTGCACGCAGGATTGCCGATCGCTACCGCGCCTCGAAGGGTGCCCGCCCGATAGTCCTGGTCGGGCATTCGCTCGGGGCCGACATGACCTTTTCAGTTGCACGCGCCTTGCAGCCAATGAAGATCCCGGTCGCTCTGATCCTGAGCTTCGATCCGACCGGCAAGGGGCCTGTGCCCGCCAACGTCAAGAAGACGCTGAACTTCTACACCGGCGGCGAAAACCTCTGGTCACCCGTCCTGCCCGCGCCCGGCTTCAAGGGCGAACTCGCCAACATCAACCTGCGCCAGGGCGAAACGGCGATCAGTGGCATCGGCCATTTCAACATCGACAAGAACCCGAAGCTGCACGAGCGGTCGATCAAGGAAATCAAGCAGGCGCTTCGTCGTCGCTGA
- a CDS encoding inositol monophosphatase family protein encodes MTATIDIAALANLLQEAAVEEILPRFRNLGDGDVRMKTEAIDLVTEADEAAERVIRKGIEAIMPDALFVGEESVAADPALLDRLKGAELAVVVDPIDGTFNFASGLTLFGMILAVVSKGETIGGVIYDPIGNDWALVEKGSGAWIYRPDGSQEQMQVRPSGPLEQMIGIANTGFFDIETRRKILSNLAEVRLFTSYRCAAHEYRLLGQGHMDFAMYNKLMPWDHLAGALMMQEAGAHVARFDGSPYLPHHTSGGLLVASDADAWQELRERIFTVD; translated from the coding sequence ATGACCGCGACCATCGATATCGCCGCCCTTGCAAATCTCCTGCAGGAGGCTGCCGTCGAAGAGATCCTGCCGCGCTTCCGCAATCTCGGCGACGGTGATGTCAGGATGAAGACCGAAGCGATCGACCTGGTGACAGAAGCGGACGAGGCTGCCGAGCGTGTCATCCGCAAGGGGATCGAGGCTATCATGCCTGATGCCCTGTTCGTCGGCGAGGAATCGGTCGCGGCCGATCCGGCGCTTCTCGATCGACTGAAGGGCGCCGAGCTTGCCGTCGTGGTCGATCCGATCGACGGGACCTTCAACTTCGCATCGGGGCTAACACTGTTCGGCATGATCCTCGCCGTGGTGTCCAAGGGCGAAACCATCGGCGGCGTCATCTACGACCCGATCGGTAACGACTGGGCGCTGGTAGAGAAGGGATCGGGTGCCTGGATCTATCGGCCAGATGGCAGCCAGGAGCAGATGCAGGTGCGGCCCAGCGGCCCGCTCGAACAGATGATCGGGATCGCCAATACCGGTTTCTTCGATATCGAGACTCGCCGAAAGATCCTGTCCAATCTCGCAGAGGTCCGTCTCTTCACCAGCTATCGCTGTGCCGCCCATGAATACCGGCTGCTCGGCCAGGGGCATATGGATTTTGCCATGTACAACAAGCTGATGCCCTGGGACCACCTCGCCGGCGCGCTGATGATGCAGGAGGCGGGCGCCCATGTCGCGCGCTTCGATGGTTCGCCCTACCTGCCGCATCATACGTCGGGCGGACTGCTCGTGGCCTCCGATGCCGACGCCTGGCAGGAGTTGCGCGAACGCATCTTCACCGTCGACTGA
- a CDS encoding multidrug effflux MFS transporter gives MGRAEFIALMAFLMALNALAIDIMLPGLQEIGAALNVENENHRQYVVSAYLIGFGFAQLFYGPIADRFGRRIPMIIGLAIYVVSSLAVVFVPSFESLLILRFIQGIGSAATRVITVSIVRDVFGGRQMAEVMSLIMMVFMVIPVVAPGTGQVIMLFGDWHWIFVFMAVIAVIVGVWMYVRLPETLAPADVRPFTVKVIFDGFRIVLTDRVALCYTIASTFIFGALFGFINSAQQVYVGIYGLGVWFPVAFAAVALFMALSSFVNAKLVGRFGMRKLSHGSLLGFIAINLIWLVVQVLGPQPMPFFLFITFFSLAMFQFGWIGSNFNSLAMEPLGHVAGTASSVLGFMGTIGGSIIGAAIGQAFDGTALPMVTGFFVVSVIGLIFVLIGEKGRLFQAHNKPV, from the coding sequence ATGGGACGTGCCGAATTCATCGCGCTGATGGCATTCCTGATGGCGCTCAACGCGCTTGCGATCGACATCATGCTGCCGGGTCTCCAGGAAATTGGCGCGGCTCTGAATGTCGAAAACGAAAATCATCGCCAGTATGTCGTTTCCGCCTACCTGATCGGATTCGGCTTCGCCCAGCTCTTTTACGGCCCGATCGCCGACCGCTTCGGGCGGCGCATTCCGATGATCATCGGCCTGGCGATCTACGTCGTGTCGTCGCTTGCCGTCGTCTTTGTTCCCTCCTTCGAATCACTGCTGATCCTGCGCTTCATCCAGGGCATCGGCTCGGCTGCAACCCGCGTCATCACGGTCTCGATTGTCCGTGACGTTTTCGGTGGCCGCCAGATGGCGGAAGTCATGTCGCTGATCATGATGGTCTTCATGGTCATTCCGGTCGTCGCTCCCGGCACAGGTCAGGTGATCATGCTGTTCGGCGACTGGCACTGGATCTTCGTCTTCATGGCGGTAATCGCGGTGATCGTCGGCGTGTGGATGTATGTCCGCCTGCCGGAGACGCTGGCGCCCGCAGATGTCCGTCCTTTCACCGTGAAGGTGATCTTCGACGGCTTCCGCATCGTCCTCACCGACCGTGTGGCGCTGTGTTACACCATCGCCAGCACCTTCATCTTCGGCGCGCTGTTCGGCTTCATCAATTCCGCCCAACAGGTCTATGTCGGCATTTATGGTCTGGGCGTCTGGTTCCCGGTCGCCTTCGCGGCAGTGGCCCTGTTCATGGCACTGTCGTCCTTCGTCAATGCCAAGCTGGTCGGCCGCTTCGGGATGCGCAAGCTCTCGCATGGCTCGCTGCTCGGCTTCATCGCGATCAACCTGATCTGGCTGGTGGTGCAGGTACTCGGCCCCCAGCCGATGCCCTTCTTCCTGTTCATCACCTTCTTCTCGCTGGCGATGTTCCAGTTCGGCTGGATCGGTTCGAACTTCAACTCGCTGGCCATGGAGCCCCTCGGCCATGTCGCGGGCACCGCGTCGTCGGTTCTAGGCTTCATGGGCACGATCGGCGGCTCGATCATCGGCGCGGCCATTGGCCAGGCTTTCGATGGCACCGCACTGCCGATGGTCACAGGCTTCTTCGTGGTCTCGGTGATCGGTCTGATCTTCGTGCTGATCGGCGAGAAGGGTCGGCTGTTCCAGGCCCACAACAAGCCGGTCTGA
- the grxD gene encoding Grx4 family monothiol glutaredoxin, with amino-acid sequence MSAHEFIDNEVKTNDVVLFMKGSPQFPQCGFSGQVVQILDYLGVDYKGVNVLADMEIREGIKQYSNWPTIPQLYIKGEFVGGCDIVREMFQAGELQKHFEDQGIAVRGAA; translated from the coding sequence ATGAGCGCCCACGAATTCATCGACAACGAAGTCAAGACCAACGATGTCGTCCTGTTCATGAAGGGCAGCCCGCAGTTTCCGCAGTGTGGCTTCTCCGGTCAGGTGGTTCAGATTCTTGACTACCTCGGCGTGGACTACAAGGGCGTGAACGTGCTGGCCGACATGGAAATCCGCGAAGGAATCAAGCAGTATTCCAACTGGCCGACGATCCCGCAGCTCTACATCAAGGGTGAGTTTGTCGGCGGTTGTGACATCGTTCGCGAGATGTTCCAGGCGGGCGAACTGCAGAAGCATTTCGAAGATCAGGGCATCGCCGTCCGCGGCGCTGCCTGA
- a CDS encoding BolA/IbaG family iron-sulfur metabolism protein — protein MPMKPGDIEDMIKAGIPGAKVVIRDLAGDGDHYAAEVVAEAFRGKSRVQQHQMVYDALKGNMGGVLHALALQTSIPD, from the coding sequence ATGCCGATGAAACCAGGCGACATCGAAGACATGATCAAGGCCGGCATTCCGGGAGCCAAGGTCGTTATCCGTGACCTCGCGGGAGACGGCGATCACTATGCCGCCGAGGTCGTCGCCGAAGCCTTCCGGGGCAAGAGCCGCGTCCAGCAGCACCAGATGGTCTACGACGCCTTGAAGGGCAATATGGGCGGTGTGCTGCATGCGCTGGCATTGCAGACGAGCATCCCTGATTGA
- the purL gene encoding phosphoribosylformylglycinamidine synthase subunit PurL: MTVSNSRPITAELIASHGLKPDEYDRILNLIGREPTFTELGIFSAMWNEHCSYKSSKKWLKTLPTKGPRVIQGPGENAGVVDIDDGDVVVFKMESHNHPSYIEPYQGAATGVGGILRDVFTMGARPVAAMNALRFGAPDHPKTKHLVAGVVAGVGGYGNSFGVPTVGGEVEFDARYNGNILVNAFAAGLAKADGIFLSEAKGVGLPVVYLGAKTGRDGVGGATMASAEFDESIEEKRPTVQVGDPFTEKCLLEACLELMKTGAVIAIQDMGAAGLTCSAVEMGAKGDLGIELHLDKVPVREERMTAYEMMLSESQERMLMVLEPSKEEVAKAIFVKWGLDFAIVGYTTDDLRFRVLHQGEEVANLPIKELGDEAPEYDRPWIEPKTPAPLAENDIPAGDVADALLKLVGSANNSSRRWVYEQYDTLIQGNSLQLPGGDAGVIRVEGHATKALAFSSDVTPRYVEADPFEGGKQAVAECWRNITATGALPLAATDNLNFGNPERPEIMGQLVFAIKGIGEACLALDFPIVSGNVSLYNETNGQGILPTPTIAGVGLMKDWKKMARIRFAAQGEAILLAGAPSGWGSHLGQSCYLRDIHGRTDGPAPHVDLAHEKKVGDFVRGLIQDGLATAVHDCSSGGLGLAVAEMAMASGIGAHVNALNDANPIAVFYGEDQGRYVLTVKEADVDQVQVRAEAAGVFCPWIGRTGGSNVVLGNAKPVAVEDLKTAHEAWFPALMDGELA; encoded by the coding sequence ATGACCGTTTCCAACTCCCGTCCCATCACCGCAGAATTGATCGCAAGCCACGGCCTGAAGCCGGACGAATACGATCGCATCCTGAACCTGATCGGACGCGAGCCGACCTTCACCGAGCTCGGCATCTTCTCGGCGATGTGGAACGAGCACTGCTCTTACAAGTCTTCCAAGAAGTGGCTGAAGACGCTGCCGACCAAGGGTCCGCGTGTCATCCAGGGTCCTGGCGAAAACGCGGGTGTCGTCGATATCGATGACGGTGACGTCGTGGTCTTCAAGATGGAGAGCCACAACCACCCGTCCTACATTGAGCCCTATCAGGGCGCGGCAACCGGCGTCGGCGGCATCCTGCGCGACGTCTTCACCATGGGCGCCCGCCCCGTCGCCGCCATGAACGCCCTGCGCTTCGGCGCCCCTGACCATCCGAAGACCAAGCACCTCGTCGCCGGCGTCGTCGCCGGTGTCGGCGGTTACGGCAACTCCTTCGGCGTGCCCACCGTTGGCGGTGAAGTCGAGTTCGACGCCCGCTACAACGGCAACATCCTGGTCAACGCCTTTGCGGCTGGCCTTGCCAAGGCCGATGGTATCTTCCTGTCGGAAGCCAAGGGCGTCGGCCTGCCGGTGGTCTATCTCGGTGCAAAGACCGGCCGCGACGGCGTTGGCGGTGCGACCATGGCGTCTGCCGAATTCGACGAATCGATCGAAGAGAAGCGCCCGACCGTGCAGGTCGGCGACCCCTTCACCGAGAAGTGCCTGCTTGAGGCCTGCCTTGAGCTGATGAAGACCGGCGCCGTCATCGCCATCCAGGACATGGGTGCAGCCGGCCTGACCTGCTCGGCTGTCGAAATGGGCGCCAAGGGCGACCTCGGCATCGAGCTGCATCTCGACAAGGTGCCGGTGCGCGAAGAGCGCATGACGGCTTACGAAATGATGCTGTCGGAAAGCCAGGAGCGCATGCTCATGGTGCTTGAGCCCTCCAAGGAAGAGGTCGCCAAGGCGATCTTCGTCAAGTGGGGTCTCGACTTCGCAATCGTCGGCTACACCACCGACGACCTACGCTTCCGCGTTCTGCACCAGGGCGAGGAAGTCGCAAACCTGCCGATCAAGGAACTCGGCGACGAAGCCCCGGAATACGACCGTCCGTGGATCGAGCCGAAGACGCCTGCCCCGCTTGCCGAAAACGACATCCCGGCCGGCGACGTCGCAGACGCCCTGCTGAAGCTCGTCGGTTCCGCCAACAACTCCTCGCGCCGCTGGGTCTACGAACAGTATGACACGCTGATCCAGGGCAATTCGCTTCAGCTTCCGGGCGGCGATGCCGGCGTCATCCGCGTCGAAGGTCACGCCACCAAGGCGCTGGCCTTCTCGTCTGACGTTACCCCGCGTTACGTCGAGGCGGATCCTTTCGAAGGCGGCAAGCAGGCGGTTGCCGAATGCTGGCGCAACATCACCGCGACCGGCGCGCTGCCGCTCGCCGCGACCGATAACCTGAACTTCGGCAATCCCGAGCGCCCCGAGATCATGGGCCAGCTCGTCTTCGCCATCAAGGGCATTGGCGAAGCCTGCCTCGCGCTCGACTTCCCGATCGTCTCGGGCAATGTTTCGCTCTACAACGAGACCAACGGCCAGGGCATCCTGCCGACCCCGACCATTGCCGGCGTTGGCCTGATGAAGGACTGGAAGAAGATGGCCCGCATCCGCTTTGCCGCTCAGGGCGAGGCGATCCTGCTGGCCGGCGCTCCGTCCGGCTGGGGCTCGCATCTCGGCCAGTCTTGCTACCTGCGCGACATTCATGGCCGCACCGACGGCCCTGCCCCGCATGTCGATCTCGCGCATGAAAAGAAGGTCGGCGATTTCGTTCGCGGCCTCATCCAGGACGGTCTGGCGACTGCGGTACACGACTGCTCTTCGGGCGGCCTTGGCCTGGCCGTAGCCGAAATGGCCATGGCCTCGGGCATCGGCGCCCATGTCAACGCCTTGAACGATGCAAACCCCATCGCCGTCTTCTACGGTGAAGATCAGGGCCGCTACGTGCTGACCGTCAAGGAAGCCGATGTTGACCAGGTTCAGGTCCGCGCCGAAGCCGCCGGCGTCTTCTGCCCGTGGATCGGCCGCACCGGTGGCTCGAACGTCGTGCTTGGCAATGCCAAGCCTGTCGCGGTCGAGGACCTCAAGACGGCCCACGAAGCCTGGTTCCCGGCGCTTATGGACGGCGAACTGGCCTGA